In one Deltaproteobacteria bacterium genomic region, the following are encoded:
- a CDS encoding DUF192 domain-containing protein, with protein sequence MIAFNRSRGNVLGERIAGAITFLSRGRGLLGRPALEEGEGLWIAPCRIVHTFGMSFSIDVIFIDNEGRILGLHPEMPQARITRYYRKAAGALELPSGVIGRTGAAAGDIVELTEVLQR encoded by the coding sequence GTGATCGCATTCAACCGCAGCCGCGGCAATGTCCTGGGAGAGCGGATTGCGGGCGCGATTACGTTCCTGTCGAGGGGACGCGGCCTGCTCGGGCGGCCTGCGCTGGAGGAAGGGGAAGGATTGTGGATAGCCCCCTGTCGCATCGTCCACACGTTCGGAATGTCCTTTTCCATCGACGTCATCTTCATCGACAATGAGGGGCGGATCCTCGGACTGCATCCGGAGATGCCGCAGGCGCGGATCACGCGGTATTATCGGAAGGCAGCCGGAGCGCTGGAGCTGCCCTCGGGAGTCATCGGGCGGACGGGCGCAGCGGCGGGCGACATCGTGGAGCTCACCGAGGTGTTGCAACGGTGA
- a CDS encoding radical SAM protein — MPVDRVEISERARRLTARLSSCDLCPRICRVDRIADERGVCRTGRFARVTSFGPHFGEEAPLSGIRGSGTVFFSQCNLHCAFCQNFDISHHEEGREVDAESLAAVFLSLQKSGCHNLNLVTPTHVTPQIVEALAAAKAIGLSMPVVYNCGGYEKVETLRELEGLIDVYMPDVKFLSTEAADRYCEAPDYPDAVRSAVREMARQVGPLILDRHGIARKGLLVRHLVMPADASTTRGVMDFLAGEIGTDTYLNLMDQYRPCGRAFSFPEIARRTTRAEWAAAREYALQKGMSRLDGDRVR, encoded by the coding sequence ATTCCTGTGGATCGCGTTGAAATTTCGGAGCGGGCGCGGCGGCTGACGGCCCGGCTTTCATCGTGCGATCTGTGCCCGAGAATTTGCCGGGTCGACCGGATTGCGGACGAAAGGGGCGTCTGCCGGACGGGGAGGTTCGCAAGGGTGACTTCATTCGGCCCTCATTTCGGCGAAGAAGCGCCCTTGTCGGGCATACGCGGTTCGGGGACCGTCTTCTTTTCCCAGTGCAATCTCCATTGCGCCTTCTGCCAGAATTTCGACATAAGCCATCATGAAGAGGGCAGGGAGGTCGACGCCGAATCCCTGGCGGCGGTCTTTCTTTCCCTTCAGAAATCCGGTTGTCATAATCTTAACCTTGTCACGCCCACCCACGTGACTCCGCAGATCGTCGAAGCGCTTGCCGCAGCGAAGGCCATCGGGCTGTCAATGCCGGTGGTTTACAACTGCGGCGGATATGAGAAGGTCGAGACGCTTCGGGAGCTCGAAGGCTTGATCGACGTCTACATGCCCGACGTCAAGTTTCTTTCCACAGAGGCGGCAGACCGGTACTGCGAGGCTCCCGACTACCCCGATGCGGTGCGGTCGGCGGTTCGGGAGATGGCCCGGCAGGTGGGGCCGCTGATCCTCGACCGGCACGGGATCGCGCGGAAAGGCCTCCTCGTACGGCACCTTGTGATGCCGGCCGATGCCTCGACGACCCGAGGCGTGATGGATTTCCTCGCCGGCGAAATCGGTACCGACACGTACCTTAACCTCATGGACCAATATAGGCCGTGCGGCCGGGCGTTCTCATTTCCGGAAATCGCGCGGCGGACCACCCGCGCGGAATGGGCCGCTGCCAGGGAGTACGCCCTCCAAAAAGGCATGTCCCGCCTCGACGGCGACCGCGTCCGTTGA
- a CDS encoding DUF4147 domain-containing protein, with amino-acid sequence MEEIFRAAVEAVEPGRLVRQTLERSAEGISLRGSEQSSFVRWNAIRNICLVGGGKAGRPMGEAAIGILGEKIKAGVLAVPRGKGGESGPVRFVEAGHPFPDGGSREAAEEMLRILAVAGEEDLVVALLSGGGSSMISLPADGISPADKDETSRLLMNAGADISEINTVRKLLSRVKGGRMALAAVPARVFALLLSDVPGDDPSVIASGPFSPDTTISGNALEIVARRGILAMLPNPVRSRLESGAAGNLPDAPKPGDRAFDRVSCAVVGSNRAALEAACAAAKRPGSADVRVLPGFLRGEARLCARDFVSELKRASASAPPGREIVLIAGGETAVTVRGGGKGGRCQEFALSAAIEMAGESALAVLCAGTDGIDGPTGAAGAYADGKTCARAASIGLSPAEKLENNDAYPFFAALSDLAVTGATGTNVADIAIGLVSDYR; translated from the coding sequence TTGGAGGAGATATTCAGGGCGGCGGTGGAGGCCGTCGAGCCGGGGCGGCTCGTGCGGCAGACGCTGGAGCGGTCCGCTGAAGGGATCTCCCTCCGCGGGAGCGAGCAATCGTCTTTCGTGCGGTGGAACGCGATCCGGAACATCTGCCTCGTGGGCGGAGGGAAAGCCGGACGCCCGATGGGCGAGGCCGCGATCGGGATACTGGGGGAGAAGATCAAGGCCGGCGTCCTTGCCGTTCCACGCGGTAAGGGAGGCGAATCGGGGCCCGTTCGGTTTGTCGAAGCGGGCCATCCGTTTCCGGACGGGGGGAGCCGGGAAGCGGCGGAGGAGATGCTTCGCATTCTCGCCGTGGCCGGTGAGGAAGATCTCGTCGTCGCGCTGCTTTCCGGCGGCGGCTCCTCCATGATCTCGCTCCCTGCGGATGGGATATCACCCGCGGACAAGGATGAGACGTCCCGGCTACTGATGAACGCGGGGGCGGACATATCGGAGATCAACACGGTACGGAAGCTCCTGTCCCGCGTCAAAGGCGGGCGCATGGCGCTCGCGGCGGTTCCCGCGAGGGTCTTCGCGCTCCTGCTGTCCGATGTGCCCGGCGACGACCCATCCGTCATCGCCTCGGGACCGTTTTCGCCCGATACGACGATTTCCGGAAATGCGTTGGAGATCGTCGCCCGGCGCGGCATCCTCGCGATGCTGCCCAATCCGGTTCGCTCGCGCCTTGAATCGGGAGCGGCGGGGAACCTTCCTGATGCGCCGAAACCGGGCGATCGGGCGTTCGACCGGGTCTCCTGCGCCGTGGTCGGTTCGAACCGGGCCGCTCTTGAGGCGGCTTGTGCGGCGGCGAAACGTCCTGGGTCCGCGGATGTGCGAGTCCTTCCCGGATTCCTCCGGGGTGAAGCGCGCCTGTGCGCCCGCGACTTCGTGTCCGAACTCAAGCGGGCATCCGCGTCCGCCCCTCCAGGGAGGGAAATTGTCCTGATCGCGGGAGGAGAGACGGCGGTGACGGTTCGAGGAGGGGGAAAAGGAGGGCGCTGCCAGGAATTCGCCCTCTCGGCGGCGATCGAAATGGCAGGGGAGAGTGCATTGGCCGTCCTGTGCGCAGGGACCGACGGGATCGACGGGCCGACAGGCGCCGCGGGAGCGTATGCGGACGGGAAGACCTGCGCCCGGGCCGCGTCCATCGGGCTTTCACCGGCCGAAAAACTGGAAAACAACGACGCGTATCCGTTTTTCGCCGCTCTGTCCGACCTGGCGGTCACCGGTGCCACCGGCACGAACGTCGCCGACATCGCCATCGGGTTGGTCAGCGATTACCGCTGA
- the hrcA gene encoding heat-inducible transcription repressor HrcA, with the protein MTGVLDDRGAQVLRYVVEDYIETAEPVGSRTISKRMEQHLSPATIRNIMSDLEEMGYLVQPHTSAGRVPTGTGFRYYVDYLLARRQLARPQRDQLQRMAGEAGGSADELVRQVSRLVSTLSRQACVVVVARLSSQPLRSLSLLRAGADKVLLVIVTRGGWVEHRLIEGEAGLSGDDIAKINAYLNELADGISLHELRGKILQEMKREKARYDRLMQRALRLGARALEEGSPTEVYVEGRANILEQPEFAEDVQKLKRILRAFEEKSVIVRLLDRTLEGDAIQVSIGSENPVEGLPDISVVASGYRLGESMTGSIGLIGPVRMDYSRIIPLVEYSARLLSSTFEHR; encoded by the coding sequence GTGACCGGAGTTTTGGACGACCGCGGGGCGCAGGTGCTGCGCTACGTGGTGGAAGACTACATAGAAACCGCCGAGCCGGTAGGATCACGCACGATTTCCAAGAGGATGGAGCAGCATCTCTCCCCGGCGACGATCCGAAACATCATGTCGGACCTGGAAGAGATGGGCTACCTCGTCCAGCCGCATACCTCGGCGGGACGCGTGCCCACGGGGACGGGATTCCGGTACTACGTCGATTATCTCCTGGCGCGGCGCCAGTTGGCGAGGCCGCAGCGCGACCAGCTCCAGCGGATGGCCGGCGAAGCGGGAGGGTCCGCCGACGAGCTGGTGCGGCAGGTGAGCCGCCTCGTTTCGACCCTTTCCCGCCAGGCGTGCGTGGTCGTAGTCGCCCGGCTTTCGAGCCAGCCGCTCCGGTCCCTTAGCCTGCTGCGGGCGGGAGCCGACAAGGTCCTGCTGGTCATCGTAACCAGGGGAGGCTGGGTCGAGCACAGGCTCATCGAAGGCGAAGCGGGCCTGTCGGGCGACGATATCGCGAAAATCAACGCTTACCTGAACGAGCTCGCCGACGGCATCTCCCTCCATGAGCTCCGCGGAAAGATCCTTCAGGAGATGAAGCGGGAAAAGGCCCGGTACGACCGCCTTATGCAACGTGCGTTGCGTCTCGGCGCAAGGGCGCTCGAAGAGGGCAGCCCGACCGAGGTGTACGTGGAGGGAAGGGCGAACATCCTTGAACAGCCCGAGTTCGCCGAGGACGTCCAGAAGCTCAAGCGCATTCTTCGCGCATTCGAGGAGAAAAGCGTCATCGTCCGTCTGCTCGACCGCACGCTCGAGGGCGACGCCATTCAGGTATCGATCGGTTCGGAAAATCCGGTGGAGGGCCTCCCCGACATCTCGGTGGTCGCCTCCGGCTACCGGCTGGGGGAATCGATGACGGGCAGTATAGGGCTGATCGGCCCCGTCCGCATGGATTACTCGCGGATCATCCCCCTCGTGGAATACTCGGCAAGACTGTTGAGCTCGACCTTCGAGCATCGGTAA
- a CDS encoding nucleotide exchange factor GrpE, whose amino-acid sequence MKNDNRKKDSPTESRADDEAPVTGEAEGEEAAPAPEASGELEELKTRLAYLAAEFDNYRKRAAREKESLVAFGNEKLLRAILPFLDNLERAMAQAAASGSIDGLQAGVRLTYDQALSDLKKFGLEQLSAEGEAFDPARHEAIAQTACEGKEEGTVLSEARKGYLLNGRLLRPAQVIVAQAPPAAGRGNGRDPDSPDTDN is encoded by the coding sequence ATGAAGAACGACAATAGGAAGAAGGATAGTCCGACGGAATCGCGCGCGGATGATGAAGCGCCCGTCACCGGAGAGGCGGAAGGCGAGGAAGCCGCTCCCGCTCCCGAAGCATCCGGGGAGCTCGAGGAGCTGAAAACACGCCTGGCGTACCTTGCCGCGGAATTCGACAATTACAGGAAACGCGCGGCGCGGGAAAAGGAATCTCTCGTCGCCTTCGGCAACGAGAAACTGCTTCGCGCCATTCTGCCGTTCCTCGACAACCTGGAGCGCGCCATGGCCCAGGCCGCCGCGTCGGGGTCGATAGACGGGCTCCAGGCCGGCGTCCGGCTGACATACGACCAGGCGCTTTCCGATCTGAAAAAATTCGGGTTGGAACAGCTCTCCGCGGAAGGCGAGGCGTTCGATCCTGCCAGGCACGAAGCGATCGCGCAGACCGCGTGCGAGGGGAAAGAGGAGGGGACGGTCCTGTCCGAGGCCCGGAAAGGATACCTGCTGAACGGCCGCCTTCTTCGGCCTGCCCAGGTGATCGTGGCGCAGGCGCCGCCGGCCGCGGGACGGGGAAACGGCCGGGATCCCGACAGCCCGGATACGGATAACTGA
- the dnaJ gene encoding molecular chaperone DnaJ, protein MARRDYYEVLGVTRDSGPEDLKKAFRQLALKFHPDRNPGDKSAEEKFKEINEAYSVLSDPAKREQYDAYGHAGPAGQGFGDFGNFHFGGVEDILNDFFGFGSIFGGGRPGTRRGADLRYNLEVAFEEAAFGTEKEIVVPRTAGCQECAGSGARKGTRPERCAACNGRGQVSVQQGFFTMTRTCGRCRGTGQVIKEYCPRCSGSGTVKESRTLKVRIPAGVDNGTRLKLRGEGDAVPGGGSPGDLYVVISVREHPIFVREGEHLLCEVPITFSQAALGDEIDVPTLSAKKKLTIPQGTQSGQQFVMKGEGVAVLNGHRRGNLVIRAVIEVPKKLNKRQRELLLEFQQVSGEPPGPMSRSFFEKVKEIFG, encoded by the coding sequence GTGGCCAGGCGCGACTACTATGAAGTCCTTGGAGTCACACGCGACAGCGGTCCCGAGGACCTGAAAAAAGCCTTCCGCCAGCTTGCGCTCAAGTTCCATCCCGATCGCAATCCCGGGGACAAGTCCGCCGAGGAGAAGTTCAAGGAGATCAACGAGGCGTACTCCGTCCTGTCCGACCCGGCCAAGCGGGAACAGTACGACGCGTACGGGCACGCCGGACCTGCCGGGCAGGGCTTCGGGGACTTCGGGAACTTCCATTTCGGCGGCGTGGAAGACATCCTGAACGATTTCTTCGGTTTCGGCTCGATCTTCGGCGGAGGCCGCCCGGGAACGCGGCGCGGCGCGGACCTGCGTTACAACCTGGAGGTCGCCTTCGAGGAAGCGGCTTTCGGAACGGAGAAGGAGATCGTCGTCCCCCGGACCGCGGGCTGCCAGGAGTGCGCGGGGAGCGGAGCGAGGAAAGGCACGCGTCCCGAGAGGTGCGCGGCGTGCAACGGGCGGGGGCAGGTTTCCGTCCAGCAGGGATTCTTTACGATGACCCGCACTTGCGGCCGATGCCGCGGGACCGGACAGGTCATCAAGGAGTATTGCCCCCGCTGCTCGGGCAGCGGGACGGTGAAGGAAAGCCGCACGCTCAAGGTGAGGATCCCCGCGGGGGTCGACAACGGCACGAGGCTCAAGCTCAGGGGGGAGGGAGACGCCGTTCCCGGCGGCGGATCGCCCGGGGACCTTTACGTGGTGATTTCCGTACGCGAGCATCCGATTTTCGTGCGCGAGGGGGAGCATCTGCTTTGCGAAGTGCCGATCACCTTTTCGCAAGCCGCCCTGGGGGATGAGATCGATGTCCCGACGCTGTCCGCGAAGAAGAAGCTGACGATTCCTCAAGGCACTCAGTCCGGGCAGCAGTTCGTCATGAAAGGGGAAGGGGTCGCGGTCCTTAACGGCCATCGCCGCGGCAACCTCGTGATCCGCGCGGTTATCGAGGTCCCGAAGAAACTCAACAAGCGGCAGAGGGAGTTGCTCCTCGAATTCCAGCAGGTATCGGGCGAGCCGCCCGGCCCCATGTCCCGTTCCTTCTTCGAGAAGGTCAAGGAGATCTTCGGTTGA
- a CDS encoding penicillin-binding protein activator, whose amino-acid sequence MKRRLAGALFILNLALWCAAAHGQAPYAASSSDTVPVPRPAVAAAARSMPILPFWRAEREFQAGKPEEALSLFLDLAYNYPDDERKGFVWMRVGELLLARGDLEPALSAADKAILFSRARFLSLSAMDLKFRVYRRMQWRSEARQVAAYLLEQRYIYADPPKLLAFMARADAEDGRIAQSLGLYRRAVAAARTPEDAANIRAERDTLIDGFTDIPALREAAEGEEEAQVKAHLFLTLGKLAARKGFTGMGAFALEKSARLGGARGSEAAEQLYRLEKIVATRPKIVGLLPLSGKLGDLGFAVLSGAEVALKHAREKGTESTMPSLRWVDTGGHPERARREFLAGAGDKHVIGFLGPLTGEEGRSVGVAVGPKSPPVLYLGQKAIPEKPFLYGFGLSPIQEARAVLAHLQRNGMSNLLLLYPENGYGKGFSEAVAAAAKETGIRVSRSVSYAPDLKDFTDVIKKAVGASAFHRDARAKEKGKAMRLKQEAVVVADRWDRVFLVASQLRYYNVYLPLAGFSGWNDEELIRKAGDAVAGSVFSVDYADAIPGTQGERFRANFQEALRSAPSRFEAMGYDGAALLSEAYRLETGKEARTGAEASRDRIPRLKTFRGVTGTFQFGTAGDMRRKVFLLQVELGNFVPVPES is encoded by the coding sequence TTGAAGCGCCGTTTGGCGGGCGCCCTGTTCATCCTCAACCTGGCTTTATGGTGTGCGGCGGCGCACGGGCAGGCGCCGTACGCCGCTTCCTCTTCCGATACCGTTCCCGTCCCGCGTCCCGCGGTCGCCGCCGCCGCCCGTTCGATGCCCATCCTTCCGTTCTGGCGCGCGGAACGGGAGTTCCAGGCCGGGAAGCCGGAGGAAGCCCTGTCCCTCTTTCTGGATCTCGCATACAACTATCCCGACGACGAGCGCAAGGGATTCGTATGGATGCGGGTGGGTGAACTGCTGCTCGCCCGGGGCGACCTGGAGCCCGCACTCTCCGCCGCCGACAAGGCCATCCTCTTTTCCCGCGCGCGGTTCCTTTCTCTTTCCGCCATGGACCTCAAGTTCCGTGTCTACCGCCGGATGCAGTGGCGGTCCGAGGCGCGCCAGGTGGCCGCTTACCTGCTGGAGCAGAGATACATATACGCCGATCCCCCGAAGCTGCTCGCGTTCATGGCCCGCGCGGACGCGGAAGACGGCAGGATCGCCCAGTCCCTGGGCCTCTATCGCCGCGCCGTCGCGGCGGCGCGCACGCCGGAAGATGCGGCGAATATCCGCGCCGAAAGGGACACGTTGATCGACGGGTTCACGGACATCCCCGCCCTCCGGGAGGCGGCCGAAGGCGAGGAAGAAGCGCAGGTAAAGGCCCACCTGTTCCTGACCCTTGGAAAACTGGCCGCGCGGAAAGGATTCACCGGGATGGGGGCGTTCGCCCTCGAAAAGTCGGCGCGCCTCGGCGGCGCCAGGGGGTCCGAGGCGGCGGAGCAGCTCTACCGCCTGGAAAAGATCGTCGCAACCCGTCCGAAAATCGTCGGGCTCCTCCCGTTGAGCGGAAAACTCGGCGACCTGGGATTCGCCGTCCTCTCGGGGGCGGAAGTCGCCCTCAAACATGCGCGGGAAAAAGGGACGGAATCAACCATGCCGAGTCTGCGCTGGGTGGATACCGGCGGACATCCGGAGCGAGCGCGCAGGGAGTTCCTCGCGGGGGCGGGGGACAAGCACGTGATCGGCTTTCTCGGCCCGCTGACGGGCGAGGAAGGCCGCTCCGTCGGTGTCGCCGTCGGGCCGAAATCTCCCCCGGTTCTCTATCTCGGGCAGAAGGCGATTCCCGAGAAGCCGTTCCTCTACGGCTTCGGCCTTTCCCCGATACAAGAGGCGCGTGCGGTGCTTGCCCATCTTCAGAGAAACGGCATGTCGAACCTGCTTCTTCTCTACCCGGAGAACGGTTACGGGAAAGGTTTCTCGGAGGCGGTGGCGGCGGCGGCGAAGGAAACCGGCATCCGGGTGAGCCGCAGCGTCTCCTATGCTCCCGACCTGAAGGATTTCACCGATGTTATCAAGAAAGCGGTTGGGGCATCCGCGTTCCACCGCGACGCGAGGGCGAAGGAAAAAGGAAAGGCGATGAGGCTCAAGCAGGAAGCGGTCGTGGTGGCCGACCGGTGGGACCGGGTTTTCCTCGTCGCGTCGCAGCTTCGCTACTACAACGTCTACCTGCCGCTGGCCGGGTTCTCGGGATGGAACGACGAAGAGCTGATCCGGAAGGCAGGGGACGCCGTGGCGGGATCTGTGTTTTCCGTCGATTACGCCGACGCTATTCCGGGCACGCAGGGGGAAAGGTTCCGGGCGAATTTCCAGGAGGCGCTCCGCTCCGCTCCGTCCCGCTTCGAGGCGATGGGATACGACGGGGCCGCGCTCCTGTCGGAAGCGTACCGCCTCGAGACCGGAAAAGAGGCCCGCACGGGCGCTGAAGCTTCGCGCGACAGGATCCCGCGCCTGAAAACCTTCCGCGGCGTTACCGGGACCTTCCAGTTCGGGACCGCGGGGGACATGCGCAGGAAGGTGTTCCTGCTTCAGGTCGAGCTTGGGAACTTCGTCCCGGTGCCCGAATCGTGA
- a CDS encoding ATP-dependent DNA helicase: MTSVLAKEVRGAFDPGGGISRALPGFEPRPGQVRLAAAWAEAIARGGILVAEAATGIGKTLAYLVPVVLSGRKAIVSTGTKTLQQQLVENDIPVVREALRVPFSCVLVKGRANYLCRRRWKRFSVQPLFEFAREASLFDRMRAFAETTRTGDLSECPGIPEDFRAWNEVNARSEMCDASACAESDRCYLMEVRRRAAEADLVVVNHHLFFADLALRSKAEGAPDILPLPDAVVIDEAHGMEEVASSFFGVTVSLWRAQELCRDIVRSCGKAGEGWRPALPAAEALRRAAEMLFGSAGEAQGRFFLPEPSADASFDRRSEDLSRAGQELCLALAACQAGRDAGGNSVGLPSGDADLLARRARSFVEDFSALRSPDPGGTVAWGERKGHSVAFCRTPVEVSGVLAATMWRESVPFLLTSATLSVSRNLSYFRERVGLGAVDAKELIVDNEFDFARRALAYVPSGLPDPGEEGFPAAAAGEVAAILSASGGGALILCTSYRTLGALDEALREDLPFTLYVQGEAPRTHLLRAFREEEDAVLIGTGTFWEGIDVPGESLRCVIIDKLPFAPPADPVVSARIRAVRERGGDPFADYQVPEAVLALRQGVGRLLRRGDDFGAVAILDRRVFSRSYGETFRRNLPEMTWTRDREAVKSFFLRFRGNKSSPGKEGSG, translated from the coding sequence GTGACTTCAGTTCTGGCGAAAGAGGTGCGGGGGGCGTTTGATCCCGGGGGGGGGATTTCGCGGGCGCTTCCGGGGTTCGAGCCGAGACCCGGGCAGGTGCGGCTTGCCGCAGCGTGGGCGGAGGCGATCGCCCGCGGCGGGATCCTTGTGGCGGAGGCGGCCACGGGGATCGGAAAGACCCTCGCTTACCTCGTTCCGGTCGTGCTTTCCGGCCGCAAGGCGATCGTGTCAACCGGCACGAAAACGCTTCAGCAGCAATTGGTCGAAAACGATATCCCCGTCGTGCGGGAAGCGCTGCGCGTCCCGTTCTCCTGCGTCCTGGTCAAGGGGCGCGCCAACTACCTCTGCCGCAGGCGATGGAAGCGGTTCTCCGTCCAGCCGCTCTTCGAATTCGCCCGGGAGGCGAGCCTCTTCGACCGGATGCGCGCTTTCGCCGAAACCACGCGCACGGGGGATCTCTCCGAGTGCCCGGGGATCCCCGAAGACTTCAGGGCATGGAACGAGGTCAACGCCCGCTCCGAGATGTGCGACGCCTCCGCGTGCGCGGAGTCGGACCGGTGCTACCTCATGGAAGTCCGCCGGCGGGCCGCCGAGGCGGACCTCGTGGTCGTCAACCATCACCTGTTCTTCGCGGACCTGGCGCTCCGCTCGAAGGCGGAAGGCGCCCCGGACATCCTCCCGCTGCCCGACGCCGTCGTCATCGACGAAGCTCACGGCATGGAAGAAGTCGCCTCCTCTTTCTTCGGCGTGACTGTTTCCCTGTGGAGGGCGCAGGAGCTTTGCCGCGACATCGTGCGGTCCTGCGGCAAGGCGGGAGAAGGTTGGCGTCCCGCGCTTCCCGCCGCGGAAGCGCTTCGGCGCGCAGCGGAGATGCTGTTCGGTTCCGCCGGAGAGGCGCAAGGGAGGTTCTTCCTGCCCGAGCCTTCCGCAGATGCATCCTTCGACCGGCGCTCGGAGGACCTTTCCCGCGCAGGGCAGGAGCTTTGCCTGGCGCTGGCGGCGTGCCAGGCAGGCCGGGACGCCGGGGGAAATTCCGTCGGTCTTCCCTCGGGGGACGCGGATCTGCTGGCCCGTCGGGCGCGCTCCTTCGTGGAGGATTTTTCCGCGCTGCGCTCCCCCGATCCCGGCGGCACCGTGGCATGGGGGGAGCGGAAAGGGCATTCCGTCGCTTTCTGCCGCACCCCCGTCGAAGTATCCGGCGTGCTCGCCGCGACCATGTGGCGCGAATCGGTCCCGTTCCTTCTGACGTCCGCCACGCTCTCCGTTTCCCGTAACCTCTCCTATTTCCGGGAACGGGTGGGCCTGGGCGCTGTTGATGCGAAGGAACTCATCGTGGATAATGAGTTTGACTTTGCGCGCAGGGCTCTGGCGTACGTGCCTTCCGGACTTCCGGACCCGGGCGAGGAAGGGTTTCCCGCAGCCGCCGCCGGGGAGGTCGCCGCGATCCTTTCGGCTTCCGGCGGGGGGGCGTTGATCCTGTGCACCAGCTACCGCACTTTGGGTGCGCTGGATGAGGCGTTGCGTGAAGACCTTCCGTTCACGCTGTACGTGCAGGGAGAGGCCCCGCGTACGCACCTGCTGCGGGCGTTCCGCGAGGAGGAAGACGCGGTACTGATCGGGACGGGAACATTCTGGGAGGGGATCGACGTGCCGGGCGAGTCGCTGCGGTGCGTCATCATCGACAAGCTCCCTTTCGCTCCGCCTGCCGATCCCGTGGTGTCGGCCCGCATCCGGGCCGTCCGGGAGCGCGGCGGTGACCCGTTCGCCGATTACCAGGTCCCCGAAGCCGTTCTGGCGCTGCGGCAGGGGGTCGGCCGCCTTCTACGGCGGGGAGACGATTTCGGTGCGGTGGCTATCCTCGACCGACGGGTGTTTTCGAGAAGCTACGGAGAGACCTTCAGGAGGAACCTTCCTGAAATGACTTGGACCCGGGATCGTGAGGCGGTAAAGTCGTTCTTCCTCCGGTTTCGCGGGAATAAATCTTCGCCGGGCAAGGAGGGAAGCGGATGA
- the galU gene encoding UTP--glucose-1-phosphate uridylyltransferase GalU, with the protein MIRKAVFPAAGFGTRFLPATKASPKEMLPLVDKPLIQHGVEEARASGIRDMIVVTGRGKNAIEDHFDVSFELEATLAKKGDGKLHSLIRSISDMGDFFYVRQNLPLGLGHAVLRTMDLVGEEPFAVILSDDVIDSKVPVLRQMIDIYMKYSAGAVLAIQKVPREHVSRYGIIEGRKIGEGVYEITDMVEKPRPEKAPSDLAIIGRYILPPLIFPALQATKPGSGGELQLTDAIRALLSEERVLGYAFEGVRYDAGTKLGFLMANIAFALKDPEIGPGLRAFLKKERIS; encoded by the coding sequence ATGATACGAAAGGCGGTTTTTCCGGCTGCCGGTTTCGGAACCCGGTTCCTTCCGGCGACGAAGGCTTCACCCAAGGAAATGCTCCCGCTCGTGGACAAGCCCCTCATCCAGCACGGCGTCGAGGAGGCGAGGGCCTCGGGGATCCGGGACATGATCGTCGTCACCGGCCGGGGGAAGAACGCCATCGAGGACCACTTCGACGTTTCTTTCGAACTGGAGGCGACGCTGGCGAAGAAAGGGGACGGGAAACTGCATTCCCTCATCCGCTCCATATCCGACATGGGCGACTTCTTCTACGTCCGGCAGAACCTTCCCCTGGGCCTTGGCCACGCCGTCCTGCGAACGATGGACCTGGTCGGGGAGGAGCCGTTCGCGGTGATACTGTCGGACGACGTCATCGACTCCAAGGTGCCGGTTCTCCGGCAGATGATCGATATTTATATGAAGTACAGCGCCGGGGCGGTCCTTGCCATCCAGAAAGTACCCCGGGAACATGTCTCGCGCTACGGCATCATAGAAGGCAGGAAGATCGGCGAAGGCGTGTACGAAATCACGGACATGGTCGAAAAGCCCAGGCCCGAAAAGGCCCCGTCGGACCTGGCGATCATAGGCCGCTACATCCTTCCGCCGCTGATCTTTCCCGCCCTGCAGGCGACGAAACCCGGGTCGGGGGGGGAACTCCAGCTCACCGACGCCATACGCGCGCTGCTTTCCGAGGAGCGGGTCCTCGGGTACGCATTCGAGGGGGTGCGGTACGACGCGGGCACCAAGCTCGGGTTCCTCATGGCCAACATAGCCTTCGCGCTCAAGGACCCGGAAATCGGGCCGGGGTTGCGCGCTTTTCTGAAGAAGGAGAGGATCAGTTGA
- a CDS encoding Hsp20/alpha crystallin family protein — MSRITKKRIVGETEIRASACALGQVSVVDISDETAQSPPSDVHETAEEVVIRMELPGVSRENVEVRVRGSRIEVCGEKPPDNAGEDASYLCLERIFGRFHRAFDVAGSVNLNRMTAVLKEGVLVLSLPKVPDRRGRELRIPIASEEEK, encoded by the coding sequence TTGAGCCGAATCACGAAAAAAAGGATCGTGGGCGAAACGGAAATCCGGGCCAGCGCCTGCGCGTTGGGCCAGGTTTCGGTCGTCGACATTTCCGACGAAACCGCACAAAGCCCGCCCTCCGACGTGCATGAAACGGCGGAGGAGGTGGTCATCCGGATGGAGCTGCCGGGTGTGTCCCGTGAAAATGTGGAGGTACGTGTGCGCGGCTCCCGCATCGAAGTTTGCGGGGAGAAACCGCCGGACAATGCGGGGGAGGACGCCTCCTACCTGTGCCTGGAGCGGATCTTCGGCAGGTTCCACCGGGCGTTCGACGTGGCGGGCTCCGTGAATCTCAACCGAATGACGGCGGTCCTGAAGGAGGGGGTCCTGGTCCTGTCCCTGCCAAAAGTGCCCGACCGGCGCGGGCGGGAGCTGCGGATCCCGATCGCATCCGAGGAAGAGAAGTGA